In a single window of the Danio rerio strain Tuebingen ecotype United States chromosome 20, GRCz12tu, whole genome shotgun sequence genome:
- the hlx1 gene encoding H2.0-like homeobox protein isoform 1 (isoform 1 is encoded by transcript variant 1), with the protein MYTTGLNPFYASNFSLWTAYCSAGFAVDSMKKPSFCIADILHVGDAENIQGSSSLMAHIGARAQVHSSGSPLRPSPVTPDARLHPAYLRHGIHLTSRAAINAPPPTSKDLKFGIDRILSTDFEPKSKESPSLRDLTSIVSPNRQSAVHVSASPYFASIDPTMSETSSLMGSIGNAARQSGQHQFQDTFPGRPYAVLSKDTMPQTYKRKRSWSRAVFSNLQRKGLEKRFEIQKYVTKPDRKQLAAMLGLTDAQVKVWFQNRRMKWRHSKEAQAQKDKEKEQPDKSAAETEQKERDDSECETEPSESEFEDGPEDKSDVDISDLNKASVIIPGPLPVSTQDTSSTNPTTEPNTATQMLL; encoded by the exons ATGTACACAACGGGACTCAACCCGTTTTACGCATCGAACTTTAGCCTGTGGACTGCGTATTGTTCGGCTGGTTTTGCGGTGGATAGCATGAAGAAACCCTCGTTCTGCATTGCTGATATACTGCATGTTGGAGATGCTGAAAACATCCAGGGATCGTCTTCGCTCATGGCTCATATTGGGGCCCGTGCGCAGGTTCATTCGTCAGGGTCTCCGCTTCGGCCGTCGCCGGTAACCCCGGACGCGCGTTTACACCCCGCGTACCTCCGGCACGGAATACACTTGACATCCAGAGCCGCGATAAACGCCCCCCCGCCGACAAGTAAAGACCTCAAGTTCGGCATTGATCGGATATTATCCACAGACTTCGAGCCGAAGTCAAAAGAGTCTCCATCGTTGAGAG ATCTCACGTCGATTGTTAGTCCGAATCGGCAGTCTGCAGTCCATGTGTCTGCCAGCCCGTACTTCGCGTCCATAGACCCGACCATGAGCGAAACCTCCTCCCTGATGGGTTCGATAGGCAATGCCGCCAGACAATCAGGGCAACATCAGTTTCAAGACACCTTCCCAGGTA GGCCGTATGCGGTGCTTTCCAAAGACACAATGCCACAGACGTACAAGAGGAAAAGATCCTGGTCCAGAGCTGTGTTTTCCAACCTGCAGCGGAAAGGCCTGGAGAAACGCTTCGAGATACAAAAGTACGTCACAAAACCGGACAGAAAACAACTGGCTGCGATGCTGGGACTCACTGACGCACAG GTGAAAGTCTGGTTTCAGAACCGGAGGATGAAATGGAGGCATTCCAAAGAAGCACAAGCGCAGAAGGACAAAGAGAAAGAGCAACCGGACAAATCCGCAGCCGAAACTGAACAAAAGGAACGCGACGATTCCGAATGCGAAACCGAACCGAGCGAATCCGAATTTGAAGACGGACCGGAAGACAAAAGCGACGTGGACATTTCTGACCTCAACAAAGCCAGTGTGATTATTCCTGGACCTCTGCCTGTCAGCACGCAGGACACATCCAGCACAAACCCCACAACAGAACCGAACACAGCCACACAAATGCTGCTGTGA
- the hlx1 gene encoding H2.0-like homeobox protein isoform 2 (isoform 2 is encoded by transcript variant 2) yields the protein MYTTGLNPFYASNFSLWTAYCSAGFAVDSMKKPSFCIADILHVGDAENIQGSSSLMAHIGARAQVHSSGSPLRPSPVTPDARLHPAYLRHGIHLTSRAAINAPPPTSKDLKFGIDRILSTDFEPKSKESPSLRDLTSIVSPNRQSAVHVSASPYFASIDPTMSETSSLMGSIGNAARQSGQHQFQDTFPGPYAVLSKDTMPQTYKRKRSWSRAVFSNLQRKGLEKRFEIQKYVTKPDRKQLAAMLGLTDAQVKVWFQNRRMKWRHSKEAQAQKDKEKEQPDKSAAETEQKERDDSECETEPSESEFEDGPEDKSDVDISDLNKASVIIPGPLPVSTQDTSSTNPTTEPNTATQMLL from the exons ATGTACACAACGGGACTCAACCCGTTTTACGCATCGAACTTTAGCCTGTGGACTGCGTATTGTTCGGCTGGTTTTGCGGTGGATAGCATGAAGAAACCCTCGTTCTGCATTGCTGATATACTGCATGTTGGAGATGCTGAAAACATCCAGGGATCGTCTTCGCTCATGGCTCATATTGGGGCCCGTGCGCAGGTTCATTCGTCAGGGTCTCCGCTTCGGCCGTCGCCGGTAACCCCGGACGCGCGTTTACACCCCGCGTACCTCCGGCACGGAATACACTTGACATCCAGAGCCGCGATAAACGCCCCCCCGCCGACAAGTAAAGACCTCAAGTTCGGCATTGATCGGATATTATCCACAGACTTCGAGCCGAAGTCAAAAGAGTCTCCATCGTTGAGAG ATCTCACGTCGATTGTTAGTCCGAATCGGCAGTCTGCAGTCCATGTGTCTGCCAGCCCGTACTTCGCGTCCATAGACCCGACCATGAGCGAAACCTCCTCCCTGATGGGTTCGATAGGCAATGCCGCCAGACAATCAGGGCAACATCAGTTTCAAGACACCTTCCCAG GGCCGTATGCGGTGCTTTCCAAAGACACAATGCCACAGACGTACAAGAGGAAAAGATCCTGGTCCAGAGCTGTGTTTTCCAACCTGCAGCGGAAAGGCCTGGAGAAACGCTTCGAGATACAAAAGTACGTCACAAAACCGGACAGAAAACAACTGGCTGCGATGCTGGGACTCACTGACGCACAG GTGAAAGTCTGGTTTCAGAACCGGAGGATGAAATGGAGGCATTCCAAAGAAGCACAAGCGCAGAAGGACAAAGAGAAAGAGCAACCGGACAAATCCGCAGCCGAAACTGAACAAAAGGAACGCGACGATTCCGAATGCGAAACCGAACCGAGCGAATCCGAATTTGAAGACGGACCGGAAGACAAAAGCGACGTGGACATTTCTGACCTCAACAAAGCCAGTGTGATTATTCCTGGACCTCTGCCTGTCAGCACGCAGGACACATCCAGCACAAACCCCACAACAGAACCGAACACAGCCACACAAATGCTGCTGTGA
- the hlx1 gene encoding H2.0-like homeobox protein isoform 3 (isoform 3 is encoded by transcript variant 3) produces MYTTGLNPFYASNFSLWTAYCSAGFAVDSMKKPSFCIADILHVGDAENIQGSSSLMAHIGARAQVHSSGSPLRPSPVTPDARLHPAYLRHGIHLTSRAAINAPPPTSKDLKFGIDRILSTDFEPKSKESPSLRGPYAVLSKDTMPQTYKRKRSWSRAVFSNLQRKGLEKRFEIQKYVTKPDRKQLAAMLGLTDAQVKVWFQNRRMKWRHSKEAQAQKDKEKEQPDKSAAETEQKERDDSECETEPSESEFEDGPEDKSDVDISDLNKASVIIPGPLPVSTQDTSSTNPTTEPNTATQMLL; encoded by the exons ATGTACACAACGGGACTCAACCCGTTTTACGCATCGAACTTTAGCCTGTGGACTGCGTATTGTTCGGCTGGTTTTGCGGTGGATAGCATGAAGAAACCCTCGTTCTGCATTGCTGATATACTGCATGTTGGAGATGCTGAAAACATCCAGGGATCGTCTTCGCTCATGGCTCATATTGGGGCCCGTGCGCAGGTTCATTCGTCAGGGTCTCCGCTTCGGCCGTCGCCGGTAACCCCGGACGCGCGTTTACACCCCGCGTACCTCCGGCACGGAATACACTTGACATCCAGAGCCGCGATAAACGCCCCCCCGCCGACAAGTAAAGACCTCAAGTTCGGCATTGATCGGATATTATCCACAGACTTCGAGCCGAAGTCAAAAGAGTCTCCATCGTTGAGAG GGCCGTATGCGGTGCTTTCCAAAGACACAATGCCACAGACGTACAAGAGGAAAAGATCCTGGTCCAGAGCTGTGTTTTCCAACCTGCAGCGGAAAGGCCTGGAGAAACGCTTCGAGATACAAAAGTACGTCACAAAACCGGACAGAAAACAACTGGCTGCGATGCTGGGACTCACTGACGCACAG GTGAAAGTCTGGTTTCAGAACCGGAGGATGAAATGGAGGCATTCCAAAGAAGCACAAGCGCAGAAGGACAAAGAGAAAGAGCAACCGGACAAATCCGCAGCCGAAACTGAACAAAAGGAACGCGACGATTCCGAATGCGAAACCGAACCGAGCGAATCCGAATTTGAAGACGGACCGGAAGACAAAAGCGACGTGGACATTTCTGACCTCAACAAAGCCAGTGTGATTATTCCTGGACCTCTGCCTGTCAGCACGCAGGACACATCCAGCACAAACCCCACAACAGAACCGAACACAGCCACACAAATGCTGCTGTGA